The Vespula vulgaris chromosome 4, iyVesVulg1.1, whole genome shotgun sequence genome has a segment encoding these proteins:
- the LOC127063343 gene encoding palmitoyltransferase ZDHHC2-like isoform X4: MHIIDSINIMGKQSESCWWCVKILKWFPVIFILTIVVWSYYAFVVQLCYYRIENEVQKAFYLIFFHILFLLFLWSYWQTVFTDLVPVPDKFKIPEVEIEKLEQAETEEAIRQILERFAQDLPVTNRSIKGGIRFCEKCHLIKPDRAHHCSVCGTCVLKMDHHCPWVNNCVGFHNYKFFMLFLAYAFLYCIFLTATSLQYVIRFWKGELEGMGRFHLLFLFFAALMFAVSLNSLFFYHCYLVLHNRSTLEAFRPPMFLTGKDKDGFSLGKYNNFQEVFGDNARLWFLPVFTSTAIIPHAVNANQPLVDTTEIV; encoded by the exons atgcatatcatcgattcgataaatataatggGGAAGCAAAGTGAATCATGTTGGTGGTGTGTAAAAATTCTCAAATGGTTTCCAGTCATTTTCATCTTAACGATCGTTGTTTGGTCTTACTACGCATTCGTTGTGCAACTATGTTATT atagaatagaaaatgaagTTCAGAAAg cATTCTATCTAATTTTCTTCCATATATTATTTCTGCTCTTCTTATGGTCTTATTGGCAAACGGTATTCACAGACTTAGTACCTGTCCCGGATAAg tttaaaatACCAGaggtagaaatagaaaaactgGAACAAGCAGAAACAGAAGAAGCTATTAGACAAATCTTGGAAAGATTTGCGCAAGATCTACCAGTAACAAATCGTAGTATCAAAGGAG gtatacgatTTTGTGAGAAATGTCACTTGATAAAGCCGGATCGAGCACATCATTGTAGCGTTTGTGGTACTTGTGTCTTAAAAATGGACCATCATTGCCCATGGGTAAACAACTGTGTAGGCTTCcacaattacaaattttttatgttgTTCTTGGCATATGCCTttctttattgtatatttctaACAGCTACATCTTTACAATATGTTATACGCTTTTGGAAA gGAGAATTAGAAGGAATGGGTAGGTTTCACttgctcttcctcttttttgcTGCCTTAATGTTTGCAGTGAGCcttaattctcttttcttttatcactgCTACCTTGTGCTACATAATAGATCAACATtag AAGCCTTCAGGCCTCCCATGTTTCTCACAGGAAAAGACAAAGATGGTTTTAGTCttggaaaatataataattttcaagaagTATTTGGCGATAATGCACGGCTCTGGTTCCTTCCTGTTTTTACTAG
- the LOC127063341 gene encoding uncharacterized protein LOC127063341 isoform X2, with the protein MKRLLEGVIDEVIIQPKTVKPMIVNFQNGELKDEATETMSCGLFYDKQKEKKLLALSNGQIVYKGYTPDNKQQFMQTMLVLHNKKTGKIRLVQAERWSFGSKKVKRKTEQFERMKINVNAVKDDLEKTVSNIEINKEDLETQIIDNDYVTNIHLPQCNRDATNIKDVYNINDIIPENKLETLNETAKETINRVPEGKSKFFTHALRFLKSDPDNIKKVALLLYIEAVAKWLNMPIKDAKKRGINICPYSEEVNSYIIETYSIQSYSGRLRPASMKDKAIIHCIILGLIISDFVIDLELLATMLHNRIGIRKLIDLAKIIAAVPNKNDKKTFTLRLPLPEQVAMVKKGKKKRS; encoded by the exons atgaaacgattatTAGAAGGCGTTATAGATGAGGTTATTATACAACCTAAAACAGTAAAACCTATGATCg TTAACTTTCAAAACGGCGAGCTAAAAGATGAAGCAACAGAGACTATGTCTTGTGGCCTTTTCTatgataaacaaaaagaaaagaaattactgGCTTTGTCCAATggacaaattgtttataaaggTTACACGCCAGATAATAAACAGCAGTTTATGCAGACAATGCTTGTACTTCATAATAAAAAGACTGGGAAAATTAGATTGGTTCAAGCAGAAAGGTGGTCT TTTGGttcaaaaaaagtaaaaagaaaaacagagcaGTTTGAAAGAATGAAGATTAATGTCAATGCTGTTAAAGATGATCTTGAAAAAACTGTTtcaa atatagaaataaataaagaagatctAGAGACACAGATAATAGATAATGACTATGTAACCAACATACATTTACCTCAATGTAACAGAGATGCTACTAACATAAAagatgtttataatataaatgatatcatACCAGAAAATAAGTTAGAAACTCTCAATGAAACGGCTAAAGAAACTATCAATCGTGTTCCTGAAGG cAAATCAAAGTTTTTCACACATGCCTTAAGATTTTTGAAGTCTGACCCagataatataaagaaagttgCTCTTTTATTGTATATTGAAGCAGTTGCCAAATGGTTAAACATGCCCATAAAGGATGCAAAAAAACGTGGGATTAATATTTGCCCTTATTCGGAAGAAgttaattcatatattattgaaacttATAGCATACAAAGTTATAGTGGaag gTTGAGACCTGCCAGTATGAAAGATAAAGCTATCATACATTGCATAATTTTAGGCTTGATTATTTCTGACTTTGTAATAGATCTAGAATTACTTGCAACTATGTTACATAATCGAATaggaattagaaaattaatagatcTTGCTAAAATAATTGCAGCTGTGCCTaacaaaaatgacaaaaaaacaTTCACTTTAAGACTTCCTCTACCAGAACAAGTCGCTATggttaaaaaaggaaaaaagaaacgatcttaa
- the LOC127063341 gene encoding uncharacterized protein LOC127063341 isoform X3 has translation MSCGLFYDKQKEKKLLALSNGQIVYKGYTPDNKQQFMQTMLVLHNKKTGKIRLVQAERWSVSPVLHKQVIDNNKNTDADRIALLNKQFGSKKVKRKTEQFERMKINVNAVKDDLEKTVSNIEINKEDLETQIIDNDYVTNIHLPQCNRDATNIKDVYNINDIIPENKLETLNETAKETINRVPEGKSKFFTHALRFLKSDPDNIKKVALLLYIEAVAKWLNMPIKDAKKRGINICPYSEEVNSYIIETYSIQSYSGRLRPASMKDKAIIHCIILGLIISDFVIDLELLATMLHNRIGIRKLIDLAKIIAAVPNKNDKKTFTLRLPLPEQVAMVKKGKKKRS, from the exons ATGTCTTGTGGCCTTTTCTatgataaacaaaaagaaaagaaattactgGCTTTGTCCAATggacaaattgtttataaaggTTACACGCCAGATAATAAACAGCAGTTTATGCAGACAATGCTTGTACTTCATAATAAAAAGACTGGGAAAATTAGATTGGTTCAAGCAGAAAGGTGGTCTGTAAGTCCTGTTCTTCATAAACAAgtgatagataataataaaaatacagatGCTGACAGAATTGCTTTATTGAACAAACAGTTTGGttcaaaaaaagtaaaaagaaaaacagagcaGTTTGAAAGAATGAAGATTAATGTCAATGCTGTTAAAGATGATCTTGAAAAAACTGTTtcaa atatagaaataaataaagaagatctAGAGACACAGATAATAGATAATGACTATGTAACCAACATACATTTACCTCAATGTAACAGAGATGCTACTAACATAAAagatgtttataatataaatgatatcatACCAGAAAATAAGTTAGAAACTCTCAATGAAACGGCTAAAGAAACTATCAATCGTGTTCCTGAAGG cAAATCAAAGTTTTTCACACATGCCTTAAGATTTTTGAAGTCTGACCCagataatataaagaaagttgCTCTTTTATTGTATATTGAAGCAGTTGCCAAATGGTTAAACATGCCCATAAAGGATGCAAAAAAACGTGGGATTAATATTTGCCCTTATTCGGAAGAAgttaattcatatattattgaaacttATAGCATACAAAGTTATAGTGGaag gTTGAGACCTGCCAGTATGAAAGATAAAGCTATCATACATTGCATAATTTTAGGCTTGATTATTTCTGACTTTGTAATAGATCTAGAATTACTTGCAACTATGTTACATAATCGAATaggaattagaaaattaatagatcTTGCTAAAATAATTGCAGCTGTGCCTaacaaaaatgacaaaaaaacaTTCACTTTAAGACTTCCTCTACCAGAACAAGTCGCTATggttaaaaaaggaaaaaagaaacgatcttaa
- the LOC127063341 gene encoding uncharacterized protein LOC127063341 isoform X1: MKRLLEGVIDEVIIQPKTVKPMIVNFQNGELKDEATETMSCGLFYDKQKEKKLLALSNGQIVYKGYTPDNKQQFMQTMLVLHNKKTGKIRLVQAERWSVSPVLHKQVIDNNKNTDADRIALLNKQFGSKKVKRKTEQFERMKINVNAVKDDLEKTVSNIEINKEDLETQIIDNDYVTNIHLPQCNRDATNIKDVYNINDIIPENKLETLNETAKETINRVPEGKSKFFTHALRFLKSDPDNIKKVALLLYIEAVAKWLNMPIKDAKKRGINICPYSEEVNSYIIETYSIQSYSGRLRPASMKDKAIIHCIILGLIISDFVIDLELLATMLHNRIGIRKLIDLAKIIAAVPNKNDKKTFTLRLPLPEQVAMVKKGKKKRS; this comes from the exons atgaaacgattatTAGAAGGCGTTATAGATGAGGTTATTATACAACCTAAAACAGTAAAACCTATGATCg TTAACTTTCAAAACGGCGAGCTAAAAGATGAAGCAACAGAGACTATGTCTTGTGGCCTTTTCTatgataaacaaaaagaaaagaaattactgGCTTTGTCCAATggacaaattgtttataaaggTTACACGCCAGATAATAAACAGCAGTTTATGCAGACAATGCTTGTACTTCATAATAAAAAGACTGGGAAAATTAGATTGGTTCAAGCAGAAAGGTGGTCTGTAAGTCCTGTTCTTCATAAACAAgtgatagataataataaaaatacagatGCTGACAGAATTGCTTTATTGAACAAACAGTTTGGttcaaaaaaagtaaaaagaaaaacagagcaGTTTGAAAGAATGAAGATTAATGTCAATGCTGTTAAAGATGATCTTGAAAAAACTGTTtcaa atatagaaataaataaagaagatctAGAGACACAGATAATAGATAATGACTATGTAACCAACATACATTTACCTCAATGTAACAGAGATGCTACTAACATAAAagatgtttataatataaatgatatcatACCAGAAAATAAGTTAGAAACTCTCAATGAAACGGCTAAAGAAACTATCAATCGTGTTCCTGAAGG cAAATCAAAGTTTTTCACACATGCCTTAAGATTTTTGAAGTCTGACCCagataatataaagaaagttgCTCTTTTATTGTATATTGAAGCAGTTGCCAAATGGTTAAACATGCCCATAAAGGATGCAAAAAAACGTGGGATTAATATTTGCCCTTATTCGGAAGAAgttaattcatatattattgaaacttATAGCATACAAAGTTATAGTGGaag gTTGAGACCTGCCAGTATGAAAGATAAAGCTATCATACATTGCATAATTTTAGGCTTGATTATTTCTGACTTTGTAATAGATCTAGAATTACTTGCAACTATGTTACATAATCGAATaggaattagaaaattaatagatcTTGCTAAAATAATTGCAGCTGTGCCTaacaaaaatgacaaaaaaacaTTCACTTTAAGACTTCCTCTACCAGAACAAGTCGCTATggttaaaaaaggaaaaaagaaacgatcttaa
- the LOC127063345 gene encoding putative hydroxypyruvate isomerase: MGLKFVSNLSFMFLEGPSLIERYQLAKEAGFKAVESGFPLGFSPEEVANAKNKANIEQILINVFTGDTSKGELGFAAIPGQEESFKKSIETTIRYAKALNCKLIHVMSGKVNNPTVDNDKVYEKNLLYAVEKFKEEGLIGVIEPINSITVPNYYMNNFSKGLNIVKKINSPHLKLQLDIFHMQHCCGNLTRNIEELLPFIGHIQIAQVPHRHEPDTTGEIDYKYILSLLENKGYQGYIGLEYVPKANTVDGLKWITKFGYSL; this comes from the exons ATGGGTTTAAAATTCGTAAgcaatttatcttttatgttTCTGGAAGGTCCAAGTTTAATCGAAAGATACCAACTTGCTAAAGAGGCTGGCTTCAAGGCTGTTGAAAGTGGTTTTCCATTGGGTTTCTCTCCGGAGGAAGTAGCTAACgcaaaaaataaagcaaatatCGAACAAATCCTCATTAATGTATTTACAG gtgaTACGTCGAAAGGCGAATTGGGATTTGCTGCGATACCTGGACAAGAAGAGTCGTTTAAAAAAAGCATCGAAACAACCATACGATATGCAAAAGCattaaattgtaaatt GATACATGTTATGTctggaaaagtaaataatcCAACTGTAGACAATGATAaagtttatgaaaaaaatttgttgtatGCTGTAGagaaatttaaagaagaaggattAATAGGTGTTATTGAACCGATCAATAGCATTACTGTAccaaattattatatgaacaatttttcaaaag GCTTGAACattgtaaaaaagattaatagtCCTCATTTAAAATTGCAACTTGATATTTTTCACATGCAACATTGTTGTGGCAATCTTACGCGTAATATCGAAGAGTTGCTTCCTTTCATTg gtCATATTCAAATAGCTCAGGTACCGCACAGACATGAGCCAGATACCACAGGTGAGATagattacaaatatattctttcattaCTGGAAAATAAAGGTTATCAAGGATATATCGGTTTGGAATATGTACCAAAAGCAAATACTGTCGACGGATTAAAATGGATAACAAAATTTGGTTATTCTTTGTAA